A single region of the Kocuria rosea genome encodes:
- a CDS encoding 5-formyltetrahydrofolate cyclo-ligase: protein MTDPRGPAEAKTRLRRQLVAARARRSRAAREHAAVAFDRHLTELLADRPHLDVAAYLPLATEPPLEPALVTAHHRGHRIWVPVCEPGRRLSWARWTPDTPERSGGAGGLREPVGARHGAEVMHAVGLLLVPALAVAPGGARLGFGGGYYDRFLATLPRTAHPELRTVVCVFADEVLPAGSVPVEELDAPVPLALTENGTVRLEGPPGPARGTR from the coding sequence ATGACCGACCCCCGCGGTCCCGCCGAGGCCAAGACCCGGCTGCGCCGGCAGCTCGTGGCGGCCCGCGCGCGGCGCTCCCGGGCCGCCCGCGAGCACGCCGCCGTGGCCTTCGACCGGCACCTGACCGAGCTGCTGGCCGACCGCCCGCACCTCGACGTCGCCGCGTACCTGCCGCTGGCCACAGAGCCGCCCCTCGAGCCCGCTCTCGTCACGGCTCACCACCGCGGCCACCGGATCTGGGTGCCCGTGTGCGAGCCCGGGCGCCGGCTCTCGTGGGCGCGGTGGACGCCGGACACCCCCGAGCGGTCCGGCGGCGCGGGCGGACTGCGCGAGCCCGTGGGCGCCCGCCACGGCGCGGAGGTGATGCACGCGGTGGGTCTGCTGCTGGTGCCCGCGCTCGCCGTGGCGCCCGGCGGCGCGCGGCTGGGCTTCGGCGGCGGCTACTACGACCGCTTCCTCGCCACGCTGCCGCGCACGGCGCACCCGGAGCTGCGCACCGTGGTGTGCGTCTTCGCCGACGAGGTCCTCCCGGCCGGGTCCGTGCCGGTCGAGGAGCTCGACGCCCCCGTGCCGCTGGCCCTCACGGAGAACGGAACCGTGCGGCTGGAGGGGCCCCCCGGTCCGGCGCGGGGAACACGGTAG